Below is a window of Oceanipulchritudo coccoides DNA.
TTCCATGGTTGGACGACAAATTGCGCATTCGTCGGGTCTTGGGCATCCCCCCAACGGGTTATCTCCACGTCGATTTCACGGTAGGAATACGCAGGATCATCGCTCCATGTAAAAAGCCCCAAAACCACATTCGGATCCAAGGCATCAACCGGGGAATCCACATAAAACCGGTAAGTCCCGTATCCAAATGAGTCATTTGAGATCACCTCCGCACAACGCCATTGCCCGTCACGATAGGTAATCCGTAAATGCAGTTTTCCTTCTGCATCGACCCAGACATTTTCAAGATCATCTGAAAAGACATTGGGTCCTGGACCGAAAAGGAATCCACCCGACGTTTTCACATCCCAGTCGTAACCGGAGAAATGGAAAGCATTCACGCTTTGCCGATCCACTTGGATGGAAGCCAAAGCAGTTACTTGAAGATCCACTGGGAATTCAGCCGTCCCATTGAGAATCGGCGGATCGTAACCCACCGGAATGAGAAATGCCGCGATCTTTTTGGCCACGAGGTCCGCACCGCCGGTCGTAATGTCGCAGACCCAGTTTCCGCCAGAATCGATCATGCTCAGCGGTTGCGCGTTGGTCGGCTTTGTCCACCATCCATGAACATAGATATAAACAGCCACCCGATGATCCTCCGGGTTCACATTCATTACCTCACCGGTCAAATTGGCATCGGATCCCTGCGGCGGGACAAATGTGAAGCTGATTTCCGGCAATTGACCAGACAGGCTGATCGCACCAAGGAGGATCGCTCCTGCCATGACTAATTTTTGCGATCTCATAATTGGTGTCTCTAAGCGAAAAGCTTTATGGTGATTACACAACCGATAAAGAAGCCCGCACTCCAAAGATAGCTGGCTCGGGTTTAAGGAATCAAGAATCCCCAAAGGCATTTCGTGCCTAATTGAGCCTGTTCAATTTTCTCTCTACTGTCTTGAGGTCATTGGCCGCCTGCTTGAAGTTGCTGCGAATCTCCAAAGCTCTCTCGAAGGATTCCTTGGCCTCGGCAAACCTTTCCCCCTTCAAGAGCAATACTCCCAGGTAGTAATGTGGCCAGGCGAGGTCAGGTAACATGTCACAGAACCGCCGAGCTTGTTCAATAGCTTCGGGACCAGATCCTGTTCC
It encodes the following:
- a CDS encoding glycoside hydrolase family 16 protein — protein: MRSQKLVMAGAILLGAISLSGQLPEISFTFVPPQGSDANLTGEVMNVNPEDHRVAVYIYVHGWWTKPTNAQPLSMIDSGGNWVCDITTGGADLVAKKIAAFLIPVGYDPPILNGTAEFPVDLQVTALASIQVDRQSVNAFHFSGYDWDVKTSGGFLFGPGPNVFSDDLENVWVDAEGKLHLRITYRDGQWRCAEVISNDSFGYGTYRFYVDSPVDALDPNVVLGLFTWSDDPAYSYREIDVEITRWGDAQDPTNAQFVVQPWNNPGNLVRYTIPQGSAPTTHSFDWQADQIAFASHDGAYAPPPDVTPLLTQWTYTGPDIPVPGDEQVRINLWLVSGLEPIDGEEVEVVISRFVFIPSVVPPPKLTFLEMDDQGNLQLSYAGIPQLLYNLQSSPDLDQWTKVQSQISDEATFQFSAPSPSVSEKVFYRVQVPVQ